One genomic window of Caenorhabditis elegans chromosome I includes the following:
- the nhr-74 gene encoding Nuclear receptor domain-containing protein (Confirmed by transcript evidence): MERSYTEKAACQVCQSTERTRLYFGITSCAACAAFFRRSDGIQYMCTANNSCTIAYDIKFFCRACRYESCVRAGMRRDNVRKHRTHQNQAATPGAVIPELHLRLTPTDSLGSSSSSRSTSPDDSEEFSDILDNTLHVSSITDLMIVSAHHEGSSTESCLNCPGVDMLDKEDVEVLLKYFKFSNTWIDSIFASLISPNQVELIQCDHEDIAKFINHSKSTLGFSLSHLNLNIIEYSVFKSFCIWKLVYHETSIAMKIMAQEHFEGVTSALRKYYRKESKMNDLEVATRIGDITLQIITVSNLYNDMIRLYHQIGVEF, encoded by the exons ATGGAGAGATCGTATACGGAAAAAG cggcGTGCCAAGTCTGCCAGAGCACTGAGCGAACCCGTCTCTACTTTGGCATTACCTCCTGTGCGGCGTGTGCAGCTTTCTTCAGAAGATCCGATGGAATTCAGTACATGTGTACCGCTAATAATAGCTGTACTATTGCATATG ACATCAAGTTTTTCTGCCGAGCATGCAGATATGAGAGCTGTGTCCGAGCCGGGATgcggagggata atgtccGGAAACATAGAACCCATCAAAATCAAGCTGCTACACCGGGAGCTGTCATCCCAG AACTTCACCTACGCCTAACTCCTACAGACAGCCTGGGCTCCAGCTCCTCATCCAGAAGCACATCCCCAGACGATTCCGAGGAGTTCAGTGATATTCTGGAT aacaccCTCCACGTGAGTTCTATCACCGACCTAATGATTGTCTCCGCTCATCACGAGGGATCTTCCACAGAATCCTGCCTTAACTGCCCTGGAGTTGATATGCTAGACAAGGAAGATGTGGAGGTTCTGCTGAAGTACTTCAAGTTCTCCAATACCTGGATTGATTCGATATTTGCTAGCTTGATATCTCCCAATCAAGTGGAGCTTATCCAGTGCGATCATGA GGACATTGCCAAATTCATCAATCATTCCAAATCAACCTTAGGATTCAGCCTAAGCCATCTTAATCTGAACATCATCGAGTACTCAGTCTTCAAGTCCTTCTGTATCTGGAAGCTTGTGTATCATGAGACAAGCATCGCAATGAAGATTATGGCTCAAGAGCATTTTGAGGGTGTTACCAGTGCTCTCCGGAAGTATTACAGG AAGGAATCCAAAATGAACGACTTGGAAGTGGCAACCCGAATCGGGGATATCACATTGCAAATTATCACTGTCTCG AACCTCTACAACGACATGATCCGGCTATATCATCAAATTGGAGTTGAATTTTAA